In Sphingomonas phyllosphaerae, one DNA window encodes the following:
- a CDS encoding prephenate/arogenate dehydrogenase family protein: MLPFARVSIIGLGLIGSSIARAVRQYMPTVRLTGHDADAGVRATARRIDLLDDVADHAGAAVTDADLVILCVPVGAMGAVAAEIAADLPADAIVSDVGSCKASVAQALSAVLPPARVVPAHPVAGTEQSGPEAGFATLFRRRWCIVTPLPDSDEAATIRVEDFWRRLGADVERMAPDHHDLVLAVTSHLPHLIAYTIVGTADDLQQVTQSEVIKFSAGGFRDFTRIAASDPVMWRDVFLSNKDAVLEMLQRFSEDLSQLQRAIRWGDGDALHDRFARTRAIRRSIVDQGQDDAAADFGRKHD; encoded by the coding sequence ATGCTGCCGTTCGCGCGCGTCTCGATCATCGGCCTCGGGCTGATCGGTTCCTCGATCGCGCGCGCGGTGCGGCAATATATGCCGACCGTGCGGCTGACCGGGCATGACGCCGACGCGGGCGTGCGTGCGACCGCGCGACGCATCGACCTGCTCGACGATGTCGCCGACCATGCCGGCGCGGCAGTGACCGACGCCGATCTGGTGATCCTGTGCGTACCGGTCGGCGCGATGGGCGCGGTCGCCGCCGAGATCGCCGCCGACCTGCCCGCCGACGCGATCGTCAGCGATGTCGGCAGCTGCAAGGCGTCGGTCGCGCAAGCGTTGTCGGCGGTGCTCCCGCCCGCGCGCGTCGTCCCCGCGCACCCGGTCGCCGGCACCGAGCAGAGCGGCCCCGAGGCGGGCTTCGCGACCTTGTTCCGCCGCCGCTGGTGCATCGTCACGCCTTTGCCTGACAGCGACGAAGCGGCGACGATCCGCGTCGAGGATTTCTGGCGGCGGCTCGGCGCGGATGTCGAGCGGATGGCGCCCGACCACCACGACCTCGTCCTCGCCGTCACCAGCCATCTGCCACACCTGATCGCCTATACGATCGTCGGCACCGCCGACGACCTTCAACAGGTGACGCAATCGGAGGTCATCAAATTCTCCGCGGGCGGTTTCCGTGACTTCACGCGCATCGCCGCGTCGGACCCGGTAATGTGGCGCGACGTGTTCCTGTCGAACAAGGATGCGGTGCTGGAGATGCTGCAACGCTTCAGCGAGGATCTCAGCCAGTTGCAGCGCGCGATCCGCTGGGGCGACGGCGACGCGCTCCACGATCGCTTCGCGCGCACCCGCGCGATCCGGCGCTCGATCGTCGATCAGGGCCAGGACGACGCCGCCGCCGATTTCGGGCGCAAGCACGACTGA
- a CDS encoding homoserine O-acetyltransferase, whose amino-acid sequence MLTTPSSLDQRFGLSRRVVLPEPLRLDGGALLAPVEIAYETYGTLAADGGNAVLVCHALTGDQHLASAHPRTGKPGWWQRMVGPGKPIDTDRFFVICTNVLGSCMGSTGPASVDPSTGRPYAMAFPVITIRDMVRAQALLLDHLGVARLAAVVGGSMGGMQALSWAATFPERVEKCVVIASTARHSAQNIAFHEVGRQAVMADPNWRGGDYYDSEPPAAGLAVARMAAHITYLSEAGLTEKFGRRLQARAQKSFGFDADFQVESYLRHQGLAFTDRFDANSYLYITRALDYFDLAEEHGGLLANAFRGTATRFCLVSFDTDWLYPTAESRSIVHALMAAGAPASFVELSSPFGHDAFLLDSPELDRVIHGFLSAGR is encoded by the coding sequence ATGCTCACCACGCCTTCCTCGCTCGATCAGCGGTTCGGCCTGTCGCGACGTGTCGTGCTGCCGGAGCCGCTGCGGCTGGACGGTGGCGCGCTGCTCGCGCCGGTCGAGATCGCCTATGAAACCTATGGCACGCTGGCGGCGGACGGCGGCAATGCGGTGCTGGTCTGCCACGCGCTGACCGGCGACCAGCATCTCGCCAGCGCGCATCCGCGCACCGGCAAGCCGGGGTGGTGGCAGCGGATGGTCGGCCCGGGCAAACCGATCGACACCGACCGATTCTTCGTGATCTGCACCAACGTGCTGGGCTCGTGCATGGGCTCGACCGGGCCGGCGAGCGTCGATCCGTCGACCGGGCGACCCTATGCGATGGCGTTCCCGGTCATCACGATCCGTGACATGGTGCGCGCGCAGGCGCTGCTGCTCGATCACCTCGGCGTCGCGCGGTTGGCGGCGGTGGTCGGCGGGTCGATGGGCGGAATGCAGGCGCTCAGCTGGGCGGCGACCTTCCCCGAGCGGGTCGAGAAATGCGTCGTGATCGCCTCGACTGCGCGGCATTCGGCGCAGAACATCGCCTTTCACGAAGTCGGTCGGCAGGCAGTGATGGCCGACCCGAACTGGCGCGGCGGCGACTATTACGACAGCGAGCCGCCGGCTGCCGGGCTGGCTGTGGCGCGGATGGCGGCGCACATCACCTATCTGTCCGAAGCGGGGCTGACCGAGAAATTCGGACGGCGCTTGCAGGCGCGCGCGCAGAAGTCGTTCGGGTTCGACGCCGATTTTCAGGTCGAGAGCTATCTGCGGCATCAGGGGCTGGCGTTCACCGATCGGTTCGACGCCAACAGCTATCTCTACATCACCCGCGCGCTCGATTATTTCGACCTGGCCGAGGAGCATGGCGGGCTGCTCGCCAATGCCTTCCGCGGCACCGCGACGCGCTTCTGCCTCGTCAGCTTCGATACCGACTGGCTGTATCCGACCGCTGAGTCGCGCAGCATCGTCCATGCCCTGATGGCGGCGGGCGCGCCGGCGAGCTTCGTCGAACTGTCGAGTCCGTTCGGCCACGACGCCTTTCTGCTCGACTCGCCGGAACTCGACCGCGTCATCCACGGCTTCCTGAGCGCCGGGCGATGA
- the hisC gene encoding histidinol-phosphate transaminase encodes MTNAPAPKPWIMDIAPYIPGRSTTDDGRTVAKLSSNENPLGTSPAARAAFASAADTLERYPDASGAIVREAIAARFGLDAARIIYGNGSDEILHLAAGAFAGPGDEVIFVRYGFAVYEIATRRVGATPVIAPDRDYATDVDAILACVTERTRVVYVANPNNPTGTFAPAAEIARLHANLPADVLLVLDQAYAEYLADQDDDGGLELAKTARNVLVTRTFSKIHGLAAERIGWGYAHADIVQALHRIRLPFNITIGGQRAAVAAVEDRAFVEHTRAHNAEWRAWFAAEIAKLGNVGLRAIPSEANFVLVVFEGELTAETAYKGLMDAGYIVRWLPGQGLAQGLRITIGTEEETRGVAAALRDLVERGAAQAHATAPDKGIERG; translated from the coding sequence ATGACGAACGCGCCCGCTCCCAAGCCCTGGATCATGGACATTGCCCCGTACATTCCGGGGCGTTCGACCACCGACGACGGACGCACCGTCGCCAAATTGTCGTCGAACGAAAACCCGCTCGGCACCTCGCCCGCCGCGCGCGCCGCTTTTGCCTCGGCCGCCGACACGCTGGAGCGCTATCCGGATGCCAGCGGCGCGATCGTGCGCGAGGCGATCGCGGCGCGCTTCGGGCTCGACGCCGCACGGATCATCTACGGCAACGGCTCGGACGAGATCCTGCATCTCGCCGCCGGCGCCTTCGCCGGGCCGGGCGACGAGGTGATCTTCGTTCGCTACGGCTTTGCGGTCTACGAGATCGCGACGCGGCGCGTCGGCGCGACCCCGGTGATCGCGCCCGACCGCGACTATGCCACCGATGTCGACGCGATCCTCGCCTGCGTCACCGAGCGGACGCGGGTCGTCTATGTCGCCAACCCCAACAATCCGACCGGCACCTTCGCGCCCGCCGCGGAGATCGCGCGGCTCCACGCCAACCTGCCCGCCGACGTGCTGCTGGTGCTCGATCAGGCCTATGCCGAATATCTCGCCGACCAAGACGACGACGGCGGGCTGGAATTGGCGAAGACCGCGCGCAACGTGCTGGTGACGCGCACCTTCTCGAAGATCCACGGTCTTGCTGCCGAGCGGATCGGCTGGGGCTATGCGCATGCCGACATCGTGCAGGCGCTGCACCGCATCCGCCTGCCGTTCAACATCACGATCGGCGGGCAGCGCGCCGCGGTCGCCGCGGTCGAGGATCGCGCCTTCGTCGAACACACCCGCGCGCACAATGCCGAATGGCGTGCGTGGTTCGCGGCAGAGATCGCCAAGCTCGGCAACGTCGGGCTGCGCGCGATCCCCAGCGAGGCGAACTTCGTGCTGGTGGTGTTCGAGGGCGAACTGACCGCGGAGACCGCGTACAAGGGGCTGATGGACGCCGGCTATATCGTCCGCTGGCTGCCTGGTCAGGGGCTTGCGCAGGGGCTGCGGATCACGATCGGCACCGAAGAAGAGACGCGCGGCGTCGCCGCGGCGCTGCGCGACCTGGTCGAACGTGGCGCGGCTCAGGCGCATGCCACCGCGCCTGACAAGGGCATCGAGCGCGGCTGA
- a CDS encoding response regulator — MTATALIVEDEIFVALDLERILEDAGYQVAAIAADSSSALKAAPGCGFAFVDVNLRDGPTGPEIAERIARDHGVKVVFVTANPGQITNRDAALGYVRKPFNEESILAAARVAAQADAAEAECVDFVRWSPNA, encoded by the coding sequence ATGACCGCGACCGCGCTGATCGTCGAGGACGAGATTTTCGTCGCGCTGGACCTCGAACGCATTCTGGAAGACGCGGGCTATCAGGTCGCGGCGATCGCCGCCGACTCGTCGTCCGCGTTGAAGGCGGCGCCGGGATGCGGCTTCGCCTTCGTCGACGTCAACCTTCGCGACGGTCCGACCGGTCCGGAAATCGCCGAGCGGATCGCGCGCGATCACGGCGTCAAGGTGGTGTTCGTCACCGCCAACCCGGGCCAGATCACCAATCGTGATGCGGCCCTCGGTTACGTCCGCAAGCCGTTCAACGAGGAATCGATCCTCGCCGCAGCGCGCGTCGCCGCGCAGGCCGACGCCGCGGAAGCCGAATGCGTCGACTTCGTACGCTGGTCGCCGAACGCCTGA
- a CDS encoding PAS domain-containing protein, with translation MLATYDVESLRGTAALKQITDFAAHLCGVPVGIVSILDTDHQTFLARTGYPDGPEPPREYSFCGHAMWGDGLMVVPDATADPRFAANPLVTGEMNLRFYAGAPLISDDGFPMGSLCVLDTVPHPEGLSALQREGLTVLAANVLARLRDSRDGAARRASVRRARTEAADSDQRFRVLADTMPQMVWSTLPDGFHDYYNARWYAFTGMPEGSTDGEAWNGMFHVDDQQRAWTAWRHSLATGDPYEIEYRLRHHDGTYRWVLGRALPIRDAAGTITRWFGTCTDIHEQRSALEQREIVSQELSHRIKNIFSVVAGLVHLTGRTHPELAGLLGELRQRITALGRAHDFVRPHSDQSRPALRQDSLHGLLTELFSPYQAYAGERIAIAGEDVAVDDRAATPLALIFHELATNASKYGALSVSEGRIALTIAPDGSDVVLHWCERGGPPLSGSPLREGFGSQLIEMSAARQLGGTITRDWPAGGLEVTARLPRVAFSR, from the coding sequence GTGCTTGCCACCTACGACGTCGAGTCGCTGCGCGGCACCGCCGCGCTGAAGCAGATCACCGATTTCGCCGCGCATCTGTGCGGCGTTCCGGTCGGTATCGTCAGCATCCTCGACACCGATCACCAGACCTTTCTGGCACGTACCGGCTATCCCGACGGACCGGAGCCGCCGCGCGAATATTCGTTCTGCGGCCATGCGATGTGGGGCGACGGGTTGATGGTCGTACCCGACGCCACCGCAGACCCCCGCTTCGCCGCCAATCCGCTGGTGACCGGCGAGATGAACCTGCGGTTCTACGCCGGCGCGCCGCTGATCTCCGACGACGGCTTTCCGATGGGCTCGCTGTGCGTGCTCGACACCGTGCCGCATCCCGAGGGGTTGAGCGCCTTGCAGCGCGAGGGGCTGACGGTGCTGGCCGCCAACGTCCTCGCCCGATTGCGCGACTCCCGCGACGGCGCGGCCCGTCGCGCCTCGGTTCGTCGGGCGCGCACCGAAGCCGCGGACAGCGACCAGCGCTTCCGCGTTCTTGCCGATACCATGCCGCAAATGGTGTGGTCGACGCTGCCGGACGGCTTCCACGATTACTATAACGCGCGCTGGTACGCCTTCACGGGGATGCCGGAGGGGTCGACCGATGGCGAGGCGTGGAACGGCATGTTCCACGTCGACGACCAACAACGCGCCTGGACAGCGTGGCGCCATTCGCTGGCGACGGGCGATCCGTATGAAATCGAGTATCGCCTGCGTCACCATGACGGCACCTACCGCTGGGTGTTGGGACGCGCGTTGCCGATTCGCGACGCCGCGGGCACGATCACGCGCTGGTTCGGCACCTGCACCGACATCCATGAGCAGCGGAGCGCGCTCGAACAGCGCGAGATCGTCAGCCAGGAACTGAGCCACCGTATCAAGAACATCTTCTCTGTCGTCGCCGGGCTGGTGCACCTGACCGGGCGCACGCATCCCGAACTGGCCGGGCTGCTCGGCGAGTTGCGCCAGCGGATCACCGCGCTCGGCCGCGCCCACGATTTCGTCCGTCCGCACAGCGACCAGTCGCGCCCGGCGCTGCGGCAGGACAGCCTGCATGGGCTGCTGACCGAGCTGTTCTCGCCCTATCAGGCGTACGCCGGTGAACGCATCGCCATCGCCGGTGAGGATGTCGCGGTCGACGATCGCGCCGCCACGCCGCTGGCGCTGATCTTCCACGAGCTGGCGACCAATGCCAGCAAATATGGCGCGCTGTCGGTGTCCGAAGGACGTATCGCGCTGACGATCGCGCCGGACGGCAGCGACGTGGTGCTGCACTGGTGCGAACGCGGCGGCCCGCCGCTGTCCGGCTCGCCGCTGCGCGAAGGTTTCGGCTCGCAGCTGATCGAGATGAGCGCCGCGCGGCAATTGGGCGGCACCATCACCCGCGATTGGCCGGCGGGCGGGCTGGAAGTGACCGCACGGCTGCCGCGTGTGGCGTTCAGCCGCTGA
- the ssb gene encoding single-stranded DNA-binding protein: MAGSVNKVILVGNLGRDPESRSFQNGGKVVNLRIATSESWKDRNTGERKEKTEWHSVAIFNEGLANVAERFLRKGSKVYIEGQLQTRKWQDQQGNDKYSTEVVLQGFNSVLTMLDGPGGNSGGGGGGGGGRDDFGGGGDDFGGGGGYGGGSRGGGGARGGASSGGGSGGGSRGGSGNYGGGFADDLDDDVPF; this comes from the coding sequence ATGGCAGGCAGCGTCAACAAGGTCATTCTCGTCGGCAATCTCGGGCGCGATCCCGAGTCGCGCTCCTTCCAGAACGGCGGCAAGGTGGTCAACCTGCGCATCGCGACGTCGGAATCGTGGAAGGACCGCAATACCGGCGAGCGCAAGGAAAAGACCGAATGGCATTCGGTCGCGATCTTCAACGAAGGGCTGGCGAACGTCGCCGAGCGCTTCCTGCGCAAGGGCAGCAAGGTCTATATCGAGGGCCAGCTCCAGACGCGGAAGTGGCAGGACCAGCAGGGCAACGACAAGTACAGCACCGAGGTTGTGCTGCAGGGCTTCAATTCGGTGCTGACGATGCTCGACGGCCCCGGCGGCAACTCAGGTGGCGGTGGCGGTGGCGGCGGTGGCCGTGACGACTTCGGCGGCGGCGGCGACGATTTCGGCGGCGGTGGCGGCTATGGCGGCGGTTCGCGCGGCGGTGGCGGCGCGCGCGGCGGCGCCAGCAGCGGCGGCGGTTCGGGCGGTGGGTCGCGCGGCGGTAGCGGCAATTATGGCGGCGGCTTCGCGGACGACCTCGACGACGACGTGCCGTTCTAA
- the metW gene encoding methionine biosynthesis protein MetW, whose translation MSLRPDLAIIAAHLPAGARALDIGCGDGELMAALRDERGADVRGLELDPGNVAAAVGRGLSVIQGDADTDLAGYPDQSFDYAILSQTLQTARAPDRVLDELLRIGRFAFVSFPNFAHWRVRLSLLWGGRMPVTRLLPERWYDTPNIHHLTIDDFRAHLAERGVIVEGAWFLSGDKQTGSAAANFLAEHAIFLLRREQRSLDRG comes from the coding sequence ATGAGCCTGCGGCCCGATCTGGCGATCATCGCCGCGCATCTTCCGGCCGGTGCGCGTGCGCTCGATATCGGGTGCGGCGACGGTGAATTGATGGCGGCATTGCGCGATGAACGCGGCGCGGACGTGCGCGGGCTCGAGCTGGACCCCGGCAATGTCGCGGCGGCGGTCGGGCGCGGGCTGTCGGTGATCCAGGGCGATGCGGATACCGATCTGGCCGGTTATCCCGACCAGAGCTTCGATTATGCGATCCTCAGCCAAACGCTCCAGACCGCGCGCGCGCCCGATCGCGTGCTCGACGAATTGCTGCGGATCGGGCGGTTCGCGTTCGTCAGCTTTCCCAATTTCGCGCATTGGCGCGTGCGGCTGTCGCTCTTGTGGGGCGGGCGGATGCCGGTGACGCGGCTGCTGCCCGAACGCTGGTATGACACACCCAACATCCACCATCTGACGATCGACGATTTTCGCGCGCATCTCGCCGAGCGCGGGGTGATCGTGGAGGGAGCGTGGTTCCTGTCCGGCGACAAGCAGACCGGCAGCGCGGCGGCGAACTTCCTCGCCGAACATGCGATCTTCCTGCTGCGCCGGGAACAAAGATCACTTGATCGCGGTTAA
- a CDS encoding DUF1489 domain-containing protein, translated as MPLHLTKVAFGAASVDLLAERLKARAAAGPVFLTTRYLPKRHEEVAGQGSLFWIIKHQLVARSPILSFGDAEGGRVAIHIDPDLRLVLAQPRRAHQGWRYLEAQDAPVDLGGDVADGLAAMPPVLVGKLNELGLI; from the coding sequence ATGCCGCTTCATCTCACCAAGGTCGCGTTCGGCGCGGCGAGCGTCGACCTGCTTGCCGAGCGCTTGAAGGCGCGTGCCGCCGCCGGGCCGGTGTTCCTGACCACGCGCTATCTGCCCAAGCGGCACGAGGAGGTCGCGGGGCAAGGGTCGCTGTTCTGGATCATCAAGCACCAGCTCGTCGCGCGCTCGCCGATCCTGTCGTTCGGCGATGCCGAGGGCGGGCGCGTCGCGATCCATATCGATCCGGACCTGCGGCTGGTGCTCGCGCAGCCGCGCCGTGCGCATCAGGGCTGGCGCTATCTGGAGGCGCAGGACGCACCGGTCGATCTGGGCGGTGACGTGGCCGACGGGCTCGCGGCGATGCCGCCGGTATTGGTGGGCAAGCTGAACGAGCTGGGGCTGATCTAG
- a CDS encoding M23 family metallopeptidase: MFLREQQGLEWAGAGAGVPGRIVLPSDDRAWLHRARAAASDTEWVPDLGRDIGSLTWWRGLATCTALCAGAWFLSPGVQPLIGASAPTMSEAAFEEARTQSFAPLALGATTGRRMAAGALVRPLSETPERPQIELTAALGDGDTLAGTLQRAGVGGGEAARVASLVGAASLQPGTLLSLTLGRRPTKFQPRPLEKLDFRAAFNLNMTVLRAGEGLTVLRRPIAIDRTPLHVRGIVGASLYRSARAAGVPARVVENYLKALGAHMPIERIDPGDTFDIVADQQRAATGEVEVGQLQYAGLDQGRRKVTLVRWGDRDGDGGTLMDPGGQVERRGTMGMPVAGRVTSTFGMRMHPLLGFMRMHKGTDIGAPYGSPIYAAMDGVVQSAGRAGGYGNFVKLAHAGGLTSGYGHMSRFAVRAGMRVTRGQVIGYVGSTGISTGPHLHWEVWQNGRPVNPRSISMSSLQTLPAATIRAMKAKMARLLDAPVR, translated from the coding sequence GTGTTCTTGCGCGAGCAACAGGGACTGGAATGGGCGGGAGCGGGCGCGGGTGTGCCCGGCCGGATCGTTCTGCCTTCCGACGATCGCGCGTGGCTGCATCGCGCGCGCGCCGCGGCCAGCGACACCGAGTGGGTGCCCGATCTCGGCCGCGATATCGGCAGCCTGACCTGGTGGCGCGGCCTCGCGACCTGTACCGCATTGTGCGCGGGGGCATGGTTCCTGTCGCCGGGCGTCCAGCCGCTGATCGGCGCGAGCGCGCCCACGATGAGCGAGGCGGCGTTCGAGGAAGCGCGAACGCAGTCGTTCGCGCCGCTCGCGCTGGGCGCGACGACCGGGCGGCGGATGGCGGCGGGGGCGCTGGTGCGGCCGCTGAGCGAAACGCCGGAACGTCCGCAGATCGAATTGACCGCGGCCTTGGGTGATGGCGACACGCTGGCGGGCACGTTGCAGCGCGCCGGGGTCGGCGGCGGCGAGGCGGCGCGGGTGGCGTCGCTGGTCGGGGCCGCGTCGTTGCAGCCGGGGACTTTGCTGTCGCTGACGCTCGGGCGCCGCCCGACCAAGTTCCAGCCGCGCCCGCTCGAGAAGCTCGATTTCCGCGCCGCATTCAATCTCAACATGACGGTGCTGCGCGCGGGCGAAGGGCTGACAGTGCTGCGCCGCCCGATCGCGATCGACCGCACCCCGCTCCATGTCCGCGGGATCGTCGGCGCGAGCCTGTACCGTTCGGCGCGCGCGGCGGGGGTGCCGGCGCGGGTGGTCGAGAATTATCTCAAGGCGCTCGGCGCACACATGCCGATCGAGCGGATCGATCCCGGCGATACGTTCGACATCGTCGCCGACCAGCAGCGCGCCGCGACCGGCGAGGTCGAGGTCGGGCAGCTGCAATATGCCGGGCTCGATCAGGGACGGCGGAAGGTGACGCTGGTGCGCTGGGGGGATCGCGATGGCGACGGCGGCACGCTGATGGATCCGGGCGGGCAGGTCGAGCGGCGCGGGACGATGGGGATGCCGGTCGCCGGGCGCGTCACCTCGACCTTCGGGATGCGGATGCACCCGCTGCTCGGCTTCATGCGGATGCACAAGGGCACCGACATCGGCGCGCCGTACGGCAGCCCGATCTACGCCGCGATGGACGGCGTGGTGCAGTCGGCCGGACGCGCGGGCGGCTACGGCAATTTCGTCAAGCTGGCCCATGCCGGTGGGCTGACGAGCGGTTACGGCCATATGAGCCGCTTCGCGGTGCGCGCCGGGATGCGGGTGACGCGCGGGCAGGTGATCGGTTACGTCGGGTCGACCGGCATTTCGACCGGGCCGCACCTTCATTGGGAAGTGTGGCAGAACGGGCGCCCGGTGAACCCGCGCAGCATCTCGATGAGTAGCCTGCAAACGCTGCCCGCCGCGACGATCCGCGCGATGAAGGCGAAGATGGCGCGGCTGCTGGATGCGCCGGTGCGCTGA
- a CDS encoding PEPxxWA-CTERM sorting domain-containing protein codes for MSIRKKAALAAMLLGGVTMTATTAQAATPVSVDGGTVSTTGPTDYTNLLGSLAKFDGSLGTLTGAYLTVDYSFKSAITVSATTESTGRVRTESAAQFLSSDAGVSSVLDSLVNTTSAGIGTASLVPAAYDLLGNSSIYTVGPNTTSSQSFASNASASQIFAITGSSLAAFVANGGGTFDVSAKTLTGIILSATGGNAAAVQRTDATSKVGIRYEYTAAGAVPEPATWALMILGFGVVGYGLRRRPAASLKLV; via the coding sequence ATGTCGATCAGGAAGAAGGCGGCGTTGGCTGCGATGCTGCTGGGCGGTGTGACGATGACCGCCACGACCGCGCAGGCGGCGACGCCGGTCAGCGTGGACGGTGGTACCGTCAGCACCACCGGTCCGACGGACTACACCAATCTGCTGGGAAGCCTGGCCAAGTTCGACGGCAGCCTCGGCACGCTGACCGGCGCCTATCTGACGGTCGATTATTCGTTCAAGTCCGCGATCACCGTCTCGGCGACGACCGAATCCACCGGTCGCGTTCGCACCGAGTCGGCGGCGCAGTTCCTGTCGAGCGATGCGGGCGTCTCGTCGGTTCTGGATTCGCTGGTGAACACCACCAGCGCCGGAATCGGGACCGCGTCGCTGGTTCCGGCCGCCTATGACCTGCTAGGCAACAGCTCGATCTACACGGTCGGCCCGAATACGACCTCGTCGCAGAGCTTCGCCAGCAATGCCTCGGCGTCGCAGATCTTCGCGATCACCGGTTCGTCGCTGGCCGCGTTCGTCGCAAATGGCGGCGGCACGTTCGACGTGTCGGCCAAGACGCTGACCGGCATCATCCTGTCGGCGACCGGTGGTAACGCGGCAGCGGTGCAGCGCACCGACGCGACCTCGAAGGTCGGCATCCGCTATGAGTATACCGCCGCCGGGGCGGTGCCCGAGCCTGCGACCTGGGCGCTGATGATCCTCGGCTTTGGCGTGGTCGGCTACGGCCTACGCCGTCGCCCGGCTGCCTCGCTCAAGCTGGTCTGA